GTTTCAGCTTCAGCCTTGTCAACACCTTCTTTGACAGGCTTCGGAGCGCCGTCTACCAGGTCTTTGGCTTCTTTCAGGCCAAGACCGGTTAGCTCACGAACTGCCTTGATGACGCTAACTTTGTTAGCACCGGTTTCAGTCAGAACAACGTCGAACTCGGTTTGCTCTTCAGCAGCGGCGGCAGCGCCGCCAGCAGCAGGTGCAGCCACTGCAACAGCAGCAGCAGCAGCCGACACACCAAACTTCTCTTCCATTTCAGTGATCAGCTCGGACAATTCAAGCACGGTCATACCGGCGATTGCGTCGAGGATTTCAGCTTTAGTCATTTAAGAACTCCGATTAAATTTAATTACCAGGTGTTGGAAATCGATTGCCATCTCAAGGATGTGCCAAACGATGGGTCGTTAGATTAGGCAGCTTGCTTCTGGTCTCTGACCGCAGCAAGGCCTCGAACGAACTTCGTAGGCACTTCGTTGAGAGTACGAACAAATTGCGCGATAGGGGCCTGCATCGTTCCGAGAAGCTTGGACAGCAACTCATCGCGAGACGGCATGGTTGCAAGAGCTTTGATGCCGTTGGCATCCAGCACGCTGTTTGGCAGCGAACCAGCTTTGATAACCAGCTTGTCGTTGGTCTTGCTGAACTCAGCAAGTACCTTTGCAGCAGCCACTGGATCCTTACCAACTGCGTAGATAAGGGGTCCGGTGAGCTGATCTGACAAACCCTCAAACGGGGTGTTTGCCAGTGCGCGGCGTGCCAGCGTATTCTTGAGAACACGGAGGTAAACGCCTGCCTCGCGCGCATTTTTGCGCAGTACGGTGACGGCAGCGACGTCCAGACCACGATACTCAGCGACGACGATCGATTGTGCGCTAGCAACTTCTGCAGCGATTTCCTCGATCACGACCGCTTTTTCAGTACGATTGAGACTCACGGTTTGAACACTCCATCAATGAATGCAAAGAGAATCCTTTGCATCTTCCGAACGCGGCGAACCTGGTCGAGCTCTTTTACAGAAATCTTCCATGGACGCCGTCTACGCTGGATACGGATACTTCCTCTATTAAGTCGTTGAGCTTCAGGAAAGGCTTTTCCTAATAACTCGAAGACTCCAGCGGTCTTTGACAGCAGCACCGCGCAACGGCGTGCACGGTACAGCCCAAAGTCTTTAACAACAATGCTTGACTAGTTTAGTCAGCATTCAGAGAAGCAATTTCCACACGTGCGCCAGCGCCCATGGTAGACGACACGGCCAACTTGCGGAGATAAACACCTTTTGCTGAAGCGGGGCGAGCCTTGTTCAAAGCATCTACCAATGCATTCAGGTTAATCTTTAGCTGTTCTGTGTCGAACGATGCCCGTCCAATCGTCGCATGGATGATGCCCGCTTTGTCTGTGCGGTATTGAACCTGACCAGCTTTGGCATTCTTCACAGCTTGCACAACATCTGGAGTCACGGTACCAACCTTCGGGTTCGGCATCAGACCACGTGGACCAAGAATCTGTCCGAGTGCGCCTACAACACGCATTGCGTCTGGAGAAGCAATCACCACGTCAAAATTCAGGTTTCCACCTTTAATTTGCTCAGCAAGGTCCTCCATGCCAACGATGTCAGCACCAGCTTCTTTTGCTTGCTCTGCCTTCTCACCTTGCGTAAAAACGGCCACACGGACATCTTTACCTGTGCCGGCGGGCATCACAACCGCACCGCGAACCAACTGGTCAGATTTCTTTGGATCAATACCAAGTTGAACTGCAA
This sequence is a window from Orrella marina. Protein-coding genes within it:
- the rplL gene encoding 50S ribosomal protein L7/L12, translated to MTKAEILDAIAGMTVLELSELITEMEEKFGVSAAAAAVAVAAPAAGGAAAAAEEQTEFDVVLTETGANKVSVIKAVRELTGLGLKEAKDLVDGAPKPVKEGVDKAEAETVKKKLEEAGAKVEVK
- the rplA gene encoding 50S ribosomal protein L1, producing the protein MAKVSKRMAAIAQKIDRSKVYAVSEAINLIKECANAKFNESIDVAVQLGIDPKKSDQLVRGAVVMPAGTGKDVRVAVFTQGEKAEQAKEAGADIVGMEDLAEQIKGGNLNFDVVIASPDAMRVVGALGQILGPRGLMPNPKVGTVTPDVVQAVKNAKAGQVQYRTDKAGIIHATIGRASFDTEQLKINLNALVDALNKARPASAKGVYLRKLAVSSTMGAGARVEIASLNAD
- the rplJ gene encoding 50S ribosomal protein L10 — encoded protein: MSLNRTEKAVVIEEIAAEVASAQSIVVAEYRGLDVAAVTVLRKNAREAGVYLRVLKNTLARRALANTPFEGLSDQLTGPLIYAVGKDPVAAAKVLAEFSKTNDKLVIKAGSLPNSVLDANGIKALATMPSRDELLSKLLGTMQAPIAQFVRTLNEVPTKFVRGLAAVRDQKQAA